One stretch of Pieris brassicae chromosome 8, ilPieBrab1.1, whole genome shotgun sequence DNA includes these proteins:
- the LOC123713532 gene encoding putative gustatory receptor 28b yields MIIKAYDTLNHAIKWQLLSMFIELFIIAMTDLYFITMELLTKKFDVDGTLMVASILTVQLIPMLSVCMSGDRLHKEVLWLREMLACRLYEGKLEKRERRPAQALLTLTEARNLSFSLFHTFNVDISLPFKMFSLLITYLIILLQFEKVKNNLQEKPILLD; encoded by the exons atgataataaaagcatatGATACATTGAACCATGCTATTAAATGGCAG TTGCTGTCCATGTTTATCGAGCTTTTTATAATTGCTATGACGGATCTGTATTTCATCACCATGGAGTTGTTAACAAAAAAG TTCGATGTTGACGGTACACTTATGGTAGCTAGCATTTTGACGGTTCAACTTATTCCAATGTTATCCGTATGTATGAGTGGAGATAGATTACACAAAGAAGTGTTATGGCTCCGGGAGATGCTTGCTTGTAGACTCTACGAAGGGAAATTAG aaaagAGAGAGCGGCGTCCTGCACAGGCCCTACTCACACTAACAGAAGCTCGGAATCTGTCATTCTCACTTTTCCACACGTTCAACGTGGATATATCACTACCGTTCAAAATGTTTAGTTTGCTTATAACCTATCTAATTATACTACTACAGTtcgaaaaagttaaaaataacttacagGAAAAGCCCATACTACTTGATTAA